The Gimesia sp. DNA window GGATCGCTGGCCGGCAGACTGGGCGTTTTCGTGGAAGCGATCATTCCCGCATTTTGATTCAGGGCCTTGAGCAGATTCGTCAAAGCCCGCGGTGCTGCATCCCAAGTGCCGTTATGACGGATCTTGGCGATTTGCAAAAAACCTCGTTCGACCTGATTCTGCAAACCGTTCTCACTGGCCAGTTCTTCCTGGTCAAGTTTGTTTGGTGGTTCTCGACCTGTCGCGTATGCAATCACGTTGGTTCCGATCCGGACAGCACGCGTGATCATGGAAGTTGCTTTCACCGGCCGATCTTGAGAGGGGAACCGCATCCATTTGTCCCAGAGACAGGCCAGATCGTCAGGGCAGTAGATAATCGAAGTCCGGCAGCCGACATCGACGCCATAGAGTTCGACACTTTCCGCATCGAGCAGATATTCGCAGCGAAAGACCGGATGCTCAGCCGTCAGCCGTTTCAGCTGGACTTCCCCCTGCGGATACATTTTTTTGATCAGTTCTCGGAAACCACGATCAAAGCCGGCCCCATTACAGTTATCAACGGCGAAGATAAAGCCCCCCTGCTCCACAAACTGTTTGAGCATGTTAACCTCAGGTACTCCAAACTGGGGATCTTCCTGACCACTGATAAACAGCACGGGGGCCTGCCTGAGAACCTGCACGCCTCCCCCCTGAATCGCCAGGTCGAGATTTACGGTCTGCCAGGTCAGCAGCTTCGGCCAGTCAGGGCGGCCGGAAAGCGCATCGGTCAGATTCAGAATATCATTCTGATGATGATTCCAGTTCGGAATAGTTCCCGGCTGCAGTTTGGCCTGCCCCTCGGTTTTATATTCCAGTTTATTGATCAGGACCGGAGCCAGTCCTTTGGAAAGAAAGAGCAGAACAAAGCTCGTTCCCAGTACGGGATCGGATTCCAATTGGCCGGCACCACGCCATGAGCCATCGCGCACGGACTGCCTTTGTGTCAGAAACGCGGCTCCTTCCCGATACCAGTCATGCTTGCCGAAGAAGCGGGTACCGCTTAAGCGTCCCGCACGTTCCAGACCATAGAGATAATAAAGCAGCCAGGAGTTGACTCCTGGATTGGTGCCCACGGAAAAATGGGTGGTCATCCAGTGAATGGCCCGTTCGATTGATTTGTCTTCTTCTTTTTGATCACAGCAGACGGGAGAACCATCGGGATTCAGTTCCAGGTCGTCTCCCAGCATCGAATTGACGATCACCATGGTAGCGATTCCCGCGACGGTCATACTGCCTCGACTCGCCCCGGCGTTGGACTGATAGCCCCAGCCTCCATCGCCACTTTGCTGTGTGGACCAATACTGTTTGATGAGCTTCCAGGTCTTCTGGCTGACCGGTACTCCCGCATGCACGGCATCCCGCAGAGCGAGTACCGCGTACTGACTGTTACTGCGGTCGGCAACTCCAGCTCCTCCAATGGCCATCCCGGGGCCGTAACTCCAGCCTCCCGCGTCGGGCCCGGTCGTCACCTGACTTTTCTCAAGTCGTGCCACCAGGGACTGAATCAGAGGTAAATCCCGTTTGCCATCTTTGGCGGCTGCCAGCGCCATTATCATCAGGCTGGTCTGGTAGGTTCCCCTGGGTTCGGGGGCGCGCAACGATCTGAGGTATTTGAGGCCGCGCTGTACGGGTTCATCATTCGCAGTCATACCACAGTTGATGATGGCCATCAGAGCCAGACAGCTGACTCCGGGAGTATAATTTTTCCCCGGACCGGACCAGGAACCATCGCCCTGCTGTTCCTGCAGGAGAAAGGCTTTTCCACGCTCGATGGATTCCAGTACTGCCTTGGCTGACAGTTCCTGTCCCTGCGCAAAAACAGCTCTGCTGGAGAACAACATGAGGGAAATGCACAGGACTGCTGTTAACGTCCAGCGCAACGCCCGATACGCTCTACGATAATGCGGAAAATCCATTACGTTTTACTTTCGATTCCGAAGTTCATCACTGGATCAGAGCCTGCACAGCCCCTTCTCTCCAGAACGGTGTCCGGAAACTGATTTGTTTAATTTTTATGCATTCTTACAAGATATTTTACCTATTCCAGATGAATTGTTTGTTTTTTCACCCGTCTCCCTGATTGTATCATATTTGCGTTCGCAAGTCAGCGGGTCTCTGTTTCTCTCGGGATTGAAGATGGCTATAATTACTAAGACTGACTGCGTATTTTCACACGGACTGAAGGCTGTCCGCATTGATGATCGATGCCGGTCAGTATTTTGAGTCAGTCAGGCCTGAACCACGAGACAGAATGGAAATCCCTTGGCTACCGAAAAACGCGACTTTGACGAATTTCTGGAGAAACTCAAACGTCACCATGACGTGATGGTGGACGAACTGCATAAGGTCGTGATCGGCCAGGATGAAGTGATCGAGCAGATCCTCGCGGCGATATTTACGGGGGGCCACTGTCTGCTGGTCGGGGTACCCGGACTCGCGAAAACCCTGCTGGTAAGTACCATTGCCCGCATTCTGGATTGTGAGTTCAAACGAATCCAATTCACCCCCGACCTGATGCCCTCAGACATTACCGGCACTAACGTGCTGGAAGAGGAAGAATCGGGCCGTCGCTCGTTCCGATTTGTTCAGGGCCCTGTATTTACCAACATTCTGCTGGCCGATGAAATCAACCGAACTCCACCAAAGACACAGGCCGCGTTACTGCAGTCGATGCAGGAGCGGGAAGTGACGGTGGGGCAGACCACCTATGACCTGCCGGAACCGTTTTTTGTGATCGCCACTCAGAACCCGATCGAACAGGAAGGAACTTACCCCCTCCCGGAAGCGCAGCTCGACCGATTCATGTTTAACATTAAGGTGGAGTATCCGAACCTGGAAGAGGAAGAACAGATTCTGGCCGCCACCAGTTCCAGTGAGAAACCGGAAATTCGCAAAGTCCTTTCCGCCAAGTCGATTTTATATCTGCAGCGGCAGATCAACATGATCGAAGTCGGCCCGCTGACAATCAATTATGTGACGCGACTGGTCCGTGCGACTCGGCCCAGTGACGGCTCTGCGCCAGCCTTCATCAAGCAGATGGTTGACTGGGGAGCCGGCCCCCGTGCCGGCCAGTATCTGATCGCGGGAGGCAAAGCCATTGCCGCCATGGACGGTCGTGCGAGTGTTTCACTGAATGATATTCGTCGGGTGGCGGTGCCCGTACTCCGTCATCGTATTTCTACGAACTTCCAGGCACAGGCCGAAGGGATGGTCACCGAGGACATCATCGGACGTCTGCTGGAAGAAATTCCGGAACCCAACATTCCCAAGTATGAGTGAAGTGGGAATTTCAATAGGCAGTCAGCTCTGCAGAATCATTGAGTTGATGCTGCAACACCTTCTGGATTTTGGCCCGCAGATTACGAATTTTGATCGGCTGAACAAGAATCCGGGAGCGGTCGGTCTTCTTCAGCGTTTTCTTGATCGCGGCATTCTTCTCTGACAGAACCAGGATGGCTGCCAGATCCGGATCCATGGCAAGTGCCTGCTTGAAGGCTTCGACACACCCTTCGCCGATGGAATCTTCCATGAAGACAATGCAGTCCGGGGCATTGTCTTTCACCCGCTGCATCGCCCGATCCAGGTCACTTAAAATCAGGACGCGGTAACCGTGCTTAGTGAGGTAATCGCGTAAGACATCCTGGTGTTTGGAACGATTCTCGATACACAGGATCGTCGGCGGAGCGATTGCCATTTTCAGATCCTGCTCAGCACTCGCTTTGACATCCGCGGTTGTCTGTGGTTTCGGTGTTTCTTCCGCTCCACTGAGCTGAGCACGGACTTCAAGGAGGTCCTGAACCGCTTCGGTCGCTGTCTGATACCGGACCTGTGGCAGATAGGCCATCAGTTTTTCCAGTACGTCTACGACGGCTTCAGGCAGATCAGGCTCGATCGTTGTAATCGAAGGAACTTGAGAGTAACGGGTCGGCCGCTTGCGTTCCTCGATGTCTTTCGTGCGTGGGAAAGGAGGTTTGCCACAGAGTAGTTCGTAAAAGATGGTGCCTACAAAATAGAGATCGCTGCGGGGATCATTTCGGGGAGCCCCCGTTGACTTTTCCAGAGTCCCGTATTCGACGGCGCGTTGATGTGCTTCACCAGCACCGCCGGCATCATCTTCACCAGCCAGACCGAAGTCGATCAGCTTGGCGACACCCTGGATCGACATGAGCACGTTCGTCGCTTTCATGTCGCGGTGCGTGTAGCCCAAGCGGTTGGCGTATTCCAAACCTTCACAGATATCGATGGTGTAATTGACCGCTTCCAGAGGGGAGAGTTTTTTGCGGATAGTGATAAAGTCCCGCAGATTTCCACCTTCCACGAACTCCATGGTGAAATAGTGAATATCGTCCTGCACGCCTACATCGAAAATCTCAACGATGTTTTTATGTTTGAATTGCTTGCAGACTTCTGCTTCCCGGCGAAACATTTTTATGTTATCGGGATCCTGAGCCCAGCGTTGCCGAAGCACTTTGACGCCTATCATGCGTCCATCTTCCAGAGATTCTGCGCGATAGACGCGTGCAAAACTTCCAGAGGCGTTCTGGTACATCAGCTTGTTGCCGCCCAGAACGAGCCCTTCGAACTCATTGTTTTTCAGTCGACTGGCCTGAAATGAGGTGATCAGGTTTTTGCGTTCCAGTAACCGAATCAGTTGATCATCATCAGCTGCTTTGTCCTGAAGTTCCTGCAGGCAGGCATCCATCTCGTCTGGTTTGACGAGCTTCAGCTCAATCAGCTGCGCACTGAGCTTCTTTTTGCGCGACTTCTTATTGAAAAAAATCATTCGTAGTCCATGCCCTGTTGATGCACACCAGGCAAAGAATCGTTACTCAGCAAACAAATAAGTACTGTGGCTACACATGACTGATCGATGTGCCTGCCCAAAACTGGCGAATCAGAATAATGAATAACTCGTTTGGACTGAGATCCGACTACCGGGTACCATCCCAATTAGAATTGCGAGCCCGAAAAATAATAATAAAACAAAGGCCCTCAAATAGACACAAAATTCCGTTGATGAAACTTTGATGTCTGAAATATGAACATCAAATTATAACATTGAAAATGGCGGAAGGGAATCAGTGAACACGCGAGCAGAAAATTATTTTGACTTTTTCTGAGGTGAAATGAGCGTATTCGTTTCAAGCAGCACAATTTCAGGAATTGACGAGCAGTGTGCCGTATTTGACGGAACCACAGGATAGAACGGTCTGGATATTCATCCGGGATCCCGCTCCTTCGTAGTGGAAGAGAATCAGATCAGCACGAGAGCCGACTTCCAGCTTGATTTCTTCAAACCCAAGCAGACGTGCAGGATTCAAACCAGCCATGTCGAGAGACTCCTGCAGAGTGATCCCAGCCATGTCAATGGCGGTGGTGACGCAGGTATCTGTCTCCAAGCCGGAGCCGGCGAGTAACTGCCGCTGACCGGCGATGACGATCGGGCCATCTTCCAGGACTTCCATCTTAACGGAACCTTCATCGTAGATTCCGGGGGGAGACCCAGCTAAACCTGAGGCGTCGCAAGTGATCACGACATTCTCGACACCTTTGGTTTTAATAATGGTTCTGACCACACTGGCGGGCAGGTGATGTCCATCTGTGATGATGCTGGCCATCAGACGCGGTTCACCCAGTTGCTCCCAGATGTAATTCGGGTGGCGACGCAGGGTTCCATGTGCGCCATTGCCGAGGTGTGTACTCAGGCGAGCCCCTGCATCAACGGCTTCGGTAATCTGTTCGGGTTCTGCAGCGGTATGCCCAATGGAGACGACAACCCCGGAGGCAACGGCTTTTTTGATGAAGGGGATGGCGTTATCGACTTCAGGAGCCAGGGTAATCAGACGAATTCGATTTCCGGAAATCTCCTGCAGGCGGCTGAATTCATCCCAGTCGGCAGGGCGAACCTGATCCAGCGGATGAGCACCACGGGGTCCCTGAATCGGAGAAATGAAGGGACCTTCCAGATGACAACCGGGAACCATCTGCTCCACCCAGTCATTTTCTTCACACGCCTGACGAATGGCAGAGAAGCCGCTGACGTAGTCTTCGTAGGAACTCGTAATCAGCGTGGGACAGAGACGGGTGATGCCGTACTGGTAATGTTTCTCCATTACCTGACAGACTTCATCTGAAGTCAGACCTGGTTTGTTGAACCAGATCCCACCGTGGCCATTGATCTGCAAATCAAACATTGATGGAGCAATGAAAGGCAGTCCGGCTGCTTCTGAATCAGGCAGCAGCTCAATCGAAGAGATTTTATTTCCCTTGATCTTCACACTGACAGCCTCAAATGTATCGTATCTTCGTCCGACTAACTCCATCAATTGCCTCGAGCTCTAAAACAATTTGTAAAAG harbors:
- a CDS encoding MoxR family ATPase encodes the protein MATEKRDFDEFLEKLKRHHDVMVDELHKVVIGQDEVIEQILAAIFTGGHCLLVGVPGLAKTLLVSTIARILDCEFKRIQFTPDLMPSDITGTNVLEEEESGRRSFRFVQGPVFTNILLADEINRTPPKTQAALLQSMQEREVTVGQTTYDLPEPFFVIATQNPIEQEGTYPLPEAQLDRFMFNIKVEYPNLEEEEQILAATSSSEKPEIRKVLSAKSILYLQRQINMIEVGPLTINYVTRLVRATRPSDGSAPAFIKQMVDWGAGPRAGQYLIAGGKAIAAMDGRASVSLNDIRRVAVPVLRHRISTNFQAQAEGMVTEDIIGRLLEEIPEPNIPKYE
- a CDS encoding amidohydrolase family protein; this encodes MKIKGNKISSIELLPDSEAAGLPFIAPSMFDLQINGHGGIWFNKPGLTSDEVCQVMEKHYQYGITRLCPTLITSSYEDYVSGFSAIRQACEENDWVEQMVPGCHLEGPFISPIQGPRGAHPLDQVRPADWDEFSRLQEISGNRIRLITLAPEVDNAIPFIKKAVASGVVVSIGHTAAEPEQITEAVDAGARLSTHLGNGAHGTLRRHPNYIWEQLGEPRLMASIITDGHHLPASVVRTIIKTKGVENVVITCDASGLAGSPPGIYDEGSVKMEVLEDGPIVIAGQRQLLAGSGLETDTCVTTAIDMAGITLQESLDMAGLNPARLLGFEEIKLEVGSRADLILFHYEGAGSRMNIQTVLSCGSVKYGTLLVNS
- a CDS encoding protein kinase gives rise to the protein MIFFNKKSRKKKLSAQLIELKLVKPDEMDACLQELQDKAADDDQLIRLLERKNLITSFQASRLKNNEFEGLVLGGNKLMYQNASGSFARVYRAESLEDGRMIGVKVLRQRWAQDPDNIKMFRREAEVCKQFKHKNIVEIFDVGVQDDIHYFTMEFVEGGNLRDFITIRKKLSPLEAVNYTIDICEGLEYANRLGYTHRDMKATNVLMSIQGVAKLIDFGLAGEDDAGGAGEAHQRAVEYGTLEKSTGAPRNDPRSDLYFVGTIFYELLCGKPPFPRTKDIEERKRPTRYSQVPSITTIEPDLPEAVVDVLEKLMAYLPQVRYQTATEAVQDLLEVRAQLSGAEETPKPQTTADVKASAEQDLKMAIAPPTILCIENRSKHQDVLRDYLTKHGYRVLILSDLDRAMQRVKDNAPDCIVFMEDSIGEGCVEAFKQALAMDPDLAAILVLSEKNAAIKKTLKKTDRSRILVQPIKIRNLRAKIQKVLQHQLNDSAELTAY
- a CDS encoding DUF4159 domain-containing protein, yielding MLFSSRAVFAQGQELSAKAVLESIERGKAFLLQEQQGDGSWSGPGKNYTPGVSCLALMAIINCGMTANDEPVQRGLKYLRSLRAPEPRGTYQTSLMIMALAAAKDGKRDLPLIQSLVARLEKSQVTTGPDAGGWSYGPGMAIGGAGVADRSNSQYAVLALRDAVHAGVPVSQKTWKLIKQYWSTQQSGDGGWGYQSNAGASRGSMTVAGIATMVIVNSMLGDDLELNPDGSPVCCDQKEEDKSIERAIHWMTTHFSVGTNPGVNSWLLYYLYGLERAGRLSGTRFFGKHDWYREGAAFLTQRQSVRDGSWRGAGQLESDPVLGTSFVLLFLSKGLAPVLINKLEYKTEGQAKLQPGTIPNWNHHQNDILNLTDALSGRPDWPKLLTWQTVNLDLAIQGGGVQVLRQAPVLFISGQEDPQFGVPEVNMLKQFVEQGGFIFAVDNCNGAGFDRGFRELIKKMYPQGEVQLKRLTAEHPVFRCEYLLDAESVELYGVDVGCRTSIIYCPDDLACLWDKWMRFPSQDRPVKATSMITRAVRIGTNVIAYATGREPPNKLDQEELASENGLQNQVERGFLQIAKIRHNGTWDAAPRALTNLLKALNQNAGMIASTKTPSLPASDPNLMQYPLLYMHGRSQFSLSKTEQSNLKQALDNGAVLFADACCGAQPFDKSFRQLMQEMFPTKQLKRIPVDHPLFSEQTGYDVRRVRRRQMEVNDVNQPLKAETLVVEPLLEGIEIDGHLAVIYSKYDISCALEQQASVACAGYVPQDAVNLALNIVRYALLQDIAYREVISQEVEAE